A segment of the Nocardioides plantarum genome:
CCCTCGCCGACGACGGCTCCATCTCCGAGACCCCCGCCCGCGGCGTCGTCGGGACCACCGAGACCCTCTGGTGGCTCGACCGCGCCTCCGCCTCCCGGCTCTGAGCAACGTCCACGCTGACCCGTCGCCCATGGGCGACGGGTCAGCGTGGTTTTGGCGGTGACCCGTCTCTCGTGGTGCCGAGGGGGCCGGACGCAGAACCGCGCCGTACCCCTGGCGGGGCCGGCGCGGTTCGGCGTGGTGGATGCGGGTCGCTCAGGTCAGAAGATGACCTCGCCCGACTTGCGGCGGGTACGCAGCAGCTGGATGGCCTCGTCGAGGATGACCTCGGCCTCCTTGTCGGAGCGACGCTCCTTCACGTAGGCCAGGTGGGTCTTGTAGGGCTCGATCTTGGGGGCCGGGGGCGGGTTGTCGGAGTCGAGGGACGCCGGCAGACCGCACTTGGGGCAGTCCCAGTGGTCGGGCACGGAGGCCTCGACCGAGAACGTGATGACGGTGCGG
Coding sequences within it:
- a CDS encoding RNA polymerase-binding protein RbpA; amino-acid sequence: MAGGGNAIRGSRVGAGPMGEAERGESAPRQAATYFCSHEHRTVITFSVEASVPDHWDCPKCGLPASLDSDNPPPAPKIEPYKTHLAYVKERRSDKEAEVILDEAIQLLRTRRKSGEVIF